In Glycine max cultivar Williams 82 chromosome 15, Glycine_max_v4.0, whole genome shotgun sequence, the DNA window TATTCTACAAACTATAAATTGATTCCTGGCTGTGTAGAGAAGCTAACACCTGAATCTGCTGGTTCACAGCTTGCTTTTTGGAACACCAACTGGAACATTTCTGGATCTCTTTTCTACTGATCGAGATACCTGCTTCACAGCCTCTTTCTCTAAATGGCGAGGCCGACTCAGCCAAAGTCCTCCGTCAACAATCATAGTGTCGCCATTAACGAATTTTCCTTCACAAATTTGCAGAAAGGTTTCAAGTTTCcattggtaaaaggaaaaaaaaaaattatgactgaGGTATATAGGGTAACATTGCCCCAGTTACAATAATTTAACAGTAACAGCATTTTTTTCCAGCATGATGAGATGGTCTTATTCTTCAGGGGTAAACATGAAAGAGTGAAAGAGTAAAAGATtctaatttgatttgttttaacAAAGGCTATCAAACTGATAAGTGTATGATGGCTTAGAAGAAATGAAATATGGAAAGAAACATTTACATAAACAATGTTACAAAGGAATTCGGTTTTATAAACATGGAATGGAAATTTCATTACATGACACGAGTCTATGAATTTGGGTTAGAAATATTCAATGGCGGAAATTCGGAAAACAAATTACTCATTCTGAGTCAAATATCTTACCAGAATAAAGCACAACCAATATTTCAAGGTGTTTTCATACCAAAACATTTTGTTTTCCAAAACTTAATTATAGCATCTGCCACAAAAAAACTGatgtaatagaaaaataatgtatGTTTGTAGTCCCACTGGACCAATACCTAGCCAAAGGATAACAACAATGGAACCAAGATATCAAAGATCACATAGACATGCAATAAGGGTAGAGACGAgcaaagaaagcaaaagacCTACCCTTCTAACAGGTAGAAAGCAAATAAAATAGATTGGTCGCTCTTAGAGATCTCAAAAGAAGAGGATTATGCTTTggaaaaacataaattacatgCAAAGTAGAGGAAGTATTGGCTAGAAAAAATTTCCCTTGTTTCAATCAATCTAGCATAGGAATAGTCTGCTAGCAGCCAAGACAACGGTGCAAAACATAATTGCCATTGGAATAGCACAGATATAAACATTCCTTATCATAAATCAATTAGCTGTATAAAAATAGCTGATTGGGACCTGGGAGAGGAGGTagttaaatctaaaataatattcGGAACtggaaataattaataatttcagttttgtaactttttgataattttcttGGGTTTTGAGAGCTGTTCAAAATAAAGTGGATTGGAAGCTCAAGACATTCAGCGGACATGAACATTCAAATACAGAACATTTAGTTGCCCTAATAAAAACATGTAAACAAGAttgaaacaataattttaaatatttgggagAATAGATAAAGTGACCAACCTGCATCTGATGCTAGAAAAAGTGCAGCCATGGCAATATCCCATTTCTCCCCAAGTTTATACAGTGGCATGTAATCTCTGGCTTTGCTACTTATTTCGTCAGGAGCCAGTTTACTCATGCCAGGAGTGCCACTTATTGGACCTGGTGCAATCCCATTGACTCTAATATCATAGTCTGTTCCCCATTCTAGTGCCAAGTTTCTTGTAGTGGCATCAACAGCTGCCTGGTGAACACAAGAAATTTAAAGGTGAATGCCAACAAGATGATTTTAACATCTAAGTCATGTGCAATAAACCTTTGCTGCAGACACGTGAATTTGATACCAAGAAGCTGTGTAATGCAAGGTAGCACTAATGTTTATTATTGATCCCCCACTAGAAGAGTTGCTCCTTCCTTCTCCCCCTTTCTTGAGATATTTTAGTGCTTCATGGCACATTGTGAATGTGCCAACAGAATCGATGTCCAGAACTGCAAAGAATACAACTTATCACCATTTCCTTTGTATTACTGAATTAGTATAATCAGAATAAGGTTGCATCATGTTCTAAACCTGAGAAACATGTCTTGGAGAAAGCACTCATCTGAAATGTAACAAATCTATTGTTGTGCCAAAATCAGATTTTACTTCacaaaaaaatgagtttcttgtatgaacaagaataagaaaaatgCAGAAAACAGATGAACCAAAACTGCACAGAACTCACAGCAGCCACTTTTACTCAAAAAactgcagttttttttttcctctggtTACAGAAAAAACTCTGTTATAGTaggctatgcaagaagaaataGAAGCACTATTTCAAGCCTAACTAAGCTAGCCAACTTAAAACTACTTAACCGTTACATGCTATAACAGAAtaacagaaaacagaaaaataccAAATTGGTAAAGTCTAAGAGACCTAACTAAAGGTTGTTAATGAATCAACATACAACAATTCTCCACCTTGGTTCAAtaacaaaacattaacaaaaatattaacaaaaacagTGGCTGCAGAAACAGGATTCAATTACCCTTCAGCTGAATTAAGTTCAAACAATGGAAAAACTTGCTGTTTGGAAGAACTTTTGTGATCATATCAGAAGGATTGTGATCAGTTGAAATCTTCTTGACTATAACTGATCCTTGACCAATAACTTCTCTGACAAAATGCAGTTTAATATCAATGTGCTTTGTCCTCTCATGATGCACAGAATTTTTGGATAAATCAATGGCACTTTGGCTATCACAGTGTATTGTGATCACTTCATTTTGTATCTTCAGCTCCTTTGCAATGCCTTCAAGCCACAGAGATTCTTTTACAGCTTCTGTAAGAGCAGTATATTCAGCTTCAGTGATTGATAAAACCACTACCTTTTGAAGGCTAGCTTTCCAACTAATTGCAGTGCCAAGAGAAGTGAACACAAATCCTGTGAGGGATTTCCTTGAATCTAAACAGCCAACATAATCCGAATCTACAAAACCTTCAATAGCAATTGTTCGTCTGCTATTCCTAGCTCCACCATAAACCAGAACTCTTCCAAGTGATCCTCTGATATATCTGAGTATCCATTTCAGGGCTTGCCAATGTGCTTTGCCTGGATTTGCCATGAACCTACTTACTAAGCTCACTGCATGAGCTATGTCAGGGCAAGTACATACCATACCATAGCATACATCAGTGACCCTACAACATTAGCATATGGAATATCTTTCATGTAAATTATATCATCATATGTCTTAGGTGCTTGACTTGTACTGAGCTTAAATTGCTGTGACATAAGAGTAGTTACAGGTTTGGAATTTGACATTCCAAACCTTTCAAGAACTTTTCTGAGATATAACTCCTAGGACAGATACAACAATTTCCTTTTTCTGTCCCGTTTGATTTTTATTCCTAATATTCTCTTGGATGCTCCcaaatccttcatttcaaattcCCTGCTTAACTcagatttcaatttttcaacctCACTCTTGCTGTTACTTGCTAtcaaaatatcatcaacatataatagcAATATCACAAACTCAGCTTTAGAAGGAAATTTGAAGTAAACACAGTCATCATAGTGACTTCTATGAAACTGTATGTGAGCcataaattcattaaatctCCTATTCCATTGTCTAGGCGACTGCTTTAGACCATACAAggatttgtttaatttgcaaacATAATCCTCTTTACCTTTGACTTCAAACCCCTCGGGTTGTTTCATCAATATCACCTCATCAAGCTTTCCATACAAAAATGTTGTCATCACATCCATTTGTTCTAACACAAGATCAAATTCTGCCACCATAGTCATAAGAATTATGATTGACCTGTGTTTCACTACAGGAGAGAAAACTTCATTGAAGTCAATTCCCTCCTTTTGAGGGAATCCTCGAGCAACAAGTCTAACTTTAAATCTGTTTAGTTCAACTCCTTGGAtgccttctttcttcttgaagatccatTTGCAGCTGACCACTCTAGAACCACTCTAGAACCAGgtggttttttttaatcaattcccATGTATGGTTGTCATGGAGAGACTTAATCTCTTCATTCATGGCACTAagtcatttttctttctccttactAGCTAAGACAACTTTAACAGTTTTTGGATCTTCCTCCAAAACTTCACTGGCAGCTACCAAAGCAAATGCTATTAGATCAGCATATCCATACCTCTTAGGTTGTTTGATTTCCCTTCTGATTCTATCTCGAGCCAGCACATAGTCAGCTTTTCCTCTTCTTCAGATTTTTCTTCATCAAGAGGTCAATTAACAGCTTGTGTTTTAGCATGTTTATTCTCAGTCTCCacctcaaaatttaatttttcagaatcaatttTCTTACTTTGATCAGTGCTGGACTGAACCATGCTGGGCTTGGTCTTGTAGGCCATCTCAGCTTCATTAAAGACAACATCACGACTCACTAAACACCTCTTAAAACCAGCCTCCAAACACCACAGCTTATACCCTTTCACTCCCTCAGGATATCCTAGAAAAATGCACTTGACAGCTCTAGGTTCCAATTTGTCTTGCTTGATGTGAGCATAGGCAACACATCCAAATACCTTTAGTTGTTTTAGACTCGGTGGATGGCCAGACCAAATCTCCTCAGGGGTTTTAAAGTTTAGAGCTGTTGAAGGACACTTGTTGATGAGATATACAGTCGTCATTgctgcttcagcccaaaaaatcTTGGGTAATCCTACACTCAGCGGCATACATCTCACTCTCTTCAAAATGGTCCTGTTGAATCTTTCAGCtaaaccattttgttgaggggtgcCCGCAACTGTCCTGTGCCTTGCAATGCCATTCTCTTTACAGAAATCATTGAAAGGTTCAGAACAGAACTCAAGACCATTATCAGTATGAAGCCTCTTGATCTTTCTGCCTGTTTGGTTTTCCACAAGTGTTTTCCAGCTTTTGAAGTTATCAAAAGCCtcatcttttgttttctaaatgtAGATCCACAACTTCCTTTTGTAGTCATCCACAATGCTCAAGAAATACCTTGCTCCAGAATGAGAGGGAGTCTTGGTTTGACCCCAAAGATCAGCATGAACATAATCAAGGGTACCTTTTGTTCTCTGTTGTCCAGCATTAAATTTGGCTCTACAGGCTTTGCCACAGACACAATGTTCACAAAACTTTAATCTTTCCATTCTGTCTCCACATAGCACCTCCTGTTTTGCCAATTCAATCAACCCCTTCTCACTTACATGGCCCAACCTCATGTGCCATAACTTAGTTTTTGATAAAACTCTTCCAGTTGCAGTGGCTGCAAAGCCAATTACAACTTCACCATCTACAGAATAGAGGCCATTTTCCATAATTCCCCTCATGACAACCATGGAGTCTTTAACTATATTCAGTATTCCTTTTTCACCCTTGAACACATACCctcttttatcaaattcaccaagagagattaattttttcttcaactcAGGTACATATCTAACCTCTGTGAGAATTCTTTCAGCCCTATCATGAAACTTGAACCTTATAGATCCAATTCCTTCAATTTTGCAAGGCTTGTTATCTCCAAGGAGTACTAACCCATCTACTTGATCAGAAAATTGTTCAAACCATGATATGTTTGGTGTCATATGTCATGAACACCCTGAATCCATTATCCATTTAGTTTTTGGATTCTTTTCAGACACCATCAGTGCCTCTGCAGATTCATAGCCATCATCTTGAACAATTGCAGCATTTCCTGAGTCCTTCTTCCTATTGTTACTGCCACTATTTTTCTACCTTTCAGGACAAACTTTCCTTGTATGACCCTCTTTTTTACAGTGATAACATCTGATTTTGAATATGTTTCCTTCAACATTCTTCTGGTTTTCTGGCTTTTGCTTCTTCTTATCAAATTTACTATCTTTCTTGAAGGTCTTGCCTCTTGCTGTCAGCCCTTCACCACTTGTAGAggacttcttttcctttctttcattcaattccTTTGAATTCAGAGCAGCCTGCACTTCATCAAGAGAAACAGAGTCTCTTCCAAACAATAAAGTCTCTTTGAAATGAGAGTAACTCTTAGGCAAAGAGCACAACAATAACAAAGTTTGATCCTCATCATCAATAGTGACATCGATATTTTCAAGATCTAGAATCAGTTTATTAAACAAATCCAATTGTTCTCCGACTGATCTATCTTCATGCATTTTAAACGAATACAAAGACTGCTTTAGGTAAAGACGATTAACTAAAGATTTGGTCATGTACAAACCTTCAAGCTTTGACCAAACCCCAACAGCAGTTGTTTCCTTAGAGACTTGCCTCAGCACCTTGTCTCCGAGACTGAGAATAATTGCATTGTATGCCTTCTGCAATAGTGCTTTCTTATCCCCATCAGCCATCATCTTTTCGAGTTTGATTTCTCCATCAAGTGCTTCCACCAAGCCCTGCTGAACAAGAAGAGCTCTCATCTTCAATCAGCATAGGCCAAAATCATTTTGCCCTGTGAATTTTTCAACCTCATACTTGGCCGAGCCCATTTCTTGAATCAAACTCAAAATCGTTCCACGCTCACCGCACCAATTTGTTGTGCCAAGATCAGATTTTACTTCACAAAAGAATGAATTTCTTGTATGaacaag includes these proteins:
- the LOC100793630 gene encoding Peroxisomal 2,4-dienoyl-CoA reductase [(3E)-enoyl-CoA-producing]-like codes for the protein MESPFKPEILKGKVALITGGASGIGFEISTQFGKHGASVALMGRRKQVLQSAVSVLQSLVIPAVGFEGDVRKQEDAARVVESTFKHFGRIDILVNAAAGNFLVSAEDLSSNGFRTVLDIDSVGTFTMCHEALKYLKKGGEGRSNSSSGGSIINISATLHYTASWYQIHVSAAKAAVDATTRNLALEWGTDYDIRVNGIAPGPISGTPGMSKLAPDEISSKARDYMPLYKLGEKWDIAMAALFLASDAGKFVNGDTMIVDGGLWLSRPRHLEKEAVKQVSRSVEKRSRNVPVGVPKSKL
- the LOC100793630 gene encoding peroxisomal 2,4-dienoyl-CoA reductase [(3E)-enoyl-CoA-producing]-like isoform X1, giving the protein MESPFKPEILKGKVALITGGASGIGFEISTQFGKHGASVALMGRRKQVLQSAVSVLQSLAVGFEGDVRKQEDAARVVESTFKHFGRIDILVNAAAGNFLVSAEDLSSNGFRTVLDIDSVGTFTMCHEALKYLKKGGEGRSNSSSGGSIINISATLHYTASWYQIHVSAAKAAVDATTRNLALEWGTDYDIRVNGIAPGPISGTPGMSKLAPDEISSKARDYMPLYKLGEKWDIAMAALFLASDAGKFVNGDTMIVDGGLWLSRPRHLEKEAVKQVSRSVEKRSRNVPVGVPKSKL